Within Microcebus murinus isolate Inina chromosome 8, M.murinus_Inina_mat1.0, whole genome shotgun sequence, the genomic segment CATGCTGGACGGCCTGCAGAGGCTGCGCTCGCAGCGCAAGCTGGCCGACGTCACGCTGCTGGTGGGCGGCCGGGAGCTGCCCTGCCACCGCGGCCTCCTGGCCCTGAGCAGCCCCTACTTCCACGCCATGTTCACGGGCAGCTTTGCCGAGAGCTTCTCCGCGCGCGTGGAGCTGCGGGACGTGGAGCCGGCCGTGGTGGGGCAGCTGGTGGACTTCGTGTACACGGGCCGGCTGACCGTCACCCAGAGCAACGTGGAGGCACTGACGCGCACGGCCGCGCGCCTCCACTTCCCCGCCGTGCAGAAGGTCTGCGGCCGTTACCTGCAGCAGCAGCTGGACGCCGCCAACTGCCTGGGCATCTGCGAGTTCGGGGAGCAGCAGGGCCTGCCGGGCGTGGCTGCCAAGGCCTGGGCCTTCCTGCGGGGGAACTTCGAGGCCGTGGCACGTGAGGACGAGTTCCTGCAGCTGCCCCGAGACCGGCTGGCCACCTGTCTGGCCAGCGACCTGCTGCAGGTGCAGCCGGAGCAGAGCCGGCTCGAGGCCCTGCTGCGCTGGGTGCGCCATGACCCGCCGGCCCGGGCCACCCACCTGCCCGAGCTGCTGGGCCTGGTGCGCCTGGACGCCGTGCCCGGGCCCTGCGTGCAGGAGCTGCTGGCCACAGAGCCGCTGATCCAGGAGTCGCAGGCCTGCCGGGCGGCCCTGGCCCAGAGCCACGGTGCGGTGAGTGAGGGGCCGGGGGCTCCCATCCCTGGGGAGCAGGCGGAAGGGCCCACAGACCCCGCCTGCCTTGGGAGGGAGGGTAAGGGCGGGAGTCCCAAGGTCCCCTAACCTTGTGACGCTCCCGGTGAGGGTGTCGCCATTCACCCCACGAGTGCAGAGCGCCCTGTGTGTGCCACACCTGGGTGTGAGGGGAGGGGAACCCAGAACTGGTAAGATCCGAACCCTGTCCTGGAAAAGCCCGCAGCCCCGCGAGGACAAACGAGAAACAGACCTAAGGCCGTGTGGAGGGGCCGGGCTGGGCGGCACCTGCGCAGGTGCTGGGGGCATCCTCGGAGGGGCGGGCAGTGGGGGAGGACTCTCTGGAGGAGGCAGCATCTGAGCTGGGCCCAGAGGAGGGGTAGGAGCTCGGGGGAAGCAAGGAGGCACAGACAGGCATGGCAGCCCGCCGCCACCTGCCCCTGAGGAAGCCATGTAGGCATTTGGGGTGCACGTCCTGCTGTGCAGCTGGCAGGCCTGGCGGGCAGGCGGGTCGTGGGGAGCGACAGGCCCGGTGTTGCGAAGACAAGGAGCTGTCGCGATGGCCGGCTGCCGGCACCTGCTCGGAGGCCTCGCTCCAGGGGCTCCTTTGGAGCCAGGTCTGGGGACGAAGACGTGActcagggtgggggtggagtgcGGGGTGGGCAGAATCCAGGCCTCGCCCCGGCAGTCACGACGGGCCCGGCCTCCCGCGGGCGCTGGCGGGGGTCATCTTGTAATTGAGAGGCCCGGGCATCCCATAGGAGGGGCCAGGGTGGCGGCGGGGACCCCAGGGTCCTGGGACGCTGGGCAGTGGCGACTCACTGACCATCCCACGTGCAGCATTCCCGTGTTCCCGCCAGGCCAGGCCGTCCTGGCTCGGCTGCTGCAggggggccaggggcaggggggGCTTTTTGGGGCGCTGGTGGCCAGCCACCAAGCAGTGCGCAGGCACAGGTGTACGCACACACCTGCACGCGCTCACACATGCTGCAGCCCTGCCAGCCCACTCGTGGGCACCAGCACAGAGGGACGCTCGTGGGACTCGGGCGCAGGGAGCCCCGCCCGGCTGCCCTGACCCCGCCCGGGCCCGCAGGTGCGGCCAGCCCTCCCGCAGAAGCTGGAGGAGGTCCTGGTGGTGGTGGGCGGGCGGGCGCTGGAGGAGGACGAGGGGGGCGAGGAGCCCAGCGCCCGCCCCGGGAACTTCGCCTTCTACAACACCAAGGCCAGTGAGTACCCTGCCCGCGCCCAGTACCCTGAGCCGCTGCGCCTGTCGCAGGCGGCTCGAGTGAGGGAGCGCGGGGGAGCGGCCCAGGTCCCCTGTCCATCCGGGATTGGCGGGGCTCGCTGGGGGGCTGCAGAGAGGCGTGGGGGCCACTGCGGCGGGCGGGGACCGTGCTGGGGACACTGCAGTCCCCTCTCCCCCACTGAGGTCTTTCCAGGTCCCAGGCTGCTGTAGGGCGCTGCTGCCCAGACTACACCGCCCTGCACACGTGAAGGGGAACCAAGGCctgcaggggagggtggggggcagagggggcgCGGCAGCCCCGGGGGAGAGCTCAGGTTGCGGGTCAGGACAAACGGGGTTCCTGTTCCAGCCCTTGAGCAGTCACTTCCCCTCTcagaggctcagtttcctcatctgtgcaagGGGCTCAGGCCCCTCCTCGCAAGGCCGTGCCGTGAGGAGGCCCTCCCATCGCGGAGGCCGTGGCCGCCGAGGGACGGAGGGAGGAGCGGGGCCTCCGGGAGGGCCGCCTACTTCAGGAAGGGTCAGCTGGCGCCCTGGGGCACCGGCAGGCCGCCAGCCGTCTCCATGGCGTCAGCGGCTGGCGGGCTCCAGAAAGCCGGGCCGGCTGTCCCAGTCAGGGGCTGACGTCAGGAAGGAGCAGCTGTCCCTCAGACCTGGCTGGGGGGGGCGCAGGGTGGGGGACTCTGGCAGGAAGGGGTTGCCAGGCTGTGGGCGGTCCCCACCCCGGGGTGACAGAGCCATGAGTCAGGGGACACTGAGTCCCTGACCACAGTGCCAGGCGCTGCTCCCAGGGAGGCCCGGCACTCCACATGTCCCCAAAACTGTGGCAAACTGTCCTCCCAGGGGACACCCCCAAGTCCTGGGTCTCTCCCTCAAACACCCCAAATGTGTCCACGTCTAGgactttttaacatttattgtcTCGTTTTGACTTTTCCAAAGCATTTTCTCATGCCTTGCCTCAGTTTACCCCACGTAGCTCCATGAGGCAGGTGTGACCCCGCCCCTCACGAGAGCAGGGACACTAACCCTAACAGCCGCCCCCGAGGAGCAGGGACTGTGTGCCAGACACGTGTTACCTCGGGAagtccccacacctgcccagaATTAcccccattgcacagatgaggaaactgaggctggggcttgtccaaggccacacagctggtgcaCAAGAGCCCGGATGTGGACCCCTCGGTGCCTGCCACAAGGCCTGTGTCTGATCCCCACGCCTGCCTGGCTGCCACGGGCAGCTCAGGATGAacgagtgaatgaatgcatgaggaATGAGTGAAGGAGTGATGTTTGTGTTATAGCCCACTAGTGACACCTGCAGACCAGGCCACTTAACCTGTGCCCCGTCTGATGGGGGGGCCAGACCCAGGGGCTGAAGGTCCATTTGGGGTCAGGGGCCAACTGCAAGGTCAGGTGAGACCCCAGCCCCCAAGGCACCCTGGGTACAGGTCCGGGTGCCAGGCTCTGAGGGGTGGTGTGGGCGGTGGGGCCCACAGGGGGACCAAGCCCCCAGGGCCTGCTCGGGCCCCGCCCACCAGGTATCCCCCCACCTCTGCAGCCCCCGGGCCCTGCCCCCGCCTTTCCGCCAGCGAGGGGGCCGTTCTGCACCAAGTGCGCGGAGGAGGCACCCGGGGAGGCCAGGCGGGCGGGCCCCAGCAGGGAGCCGGGCCCCTGAcccctctgcctctcctgccAGAGAAATGGATGGCGCTCCCGGACTTCCCCGACTACCACAAGTGGGGCTTCTCCCTGGCGGCCCTGAACAACGACATCTACGTCACAGGTGGGCAGGGCGGGCCCTTCCCGAGACGCCGTGCCCGCAGGCACCCGGCCCAGTGCAGCCCAAGCGCGGCCAGTCCCCACTCGGCGGGATCCCTGACGCCTTGGTCAAGGCTCTTCCAGACCTTTCCATGCAGGCGACGAGGAAATGTAAAAGCCACGGGTCCACGTGTGCTGGAAGCCGTTCCGTGGCCACTGCCCGGCGTGGACCCAGGGCCCCCAGAGGGACTGTGCTGGGGGTCGCTCTGCGCTTCTGTGTCCGAGATTTGGCTGGGGGAGAGCTTCCCTGATGGGGGTCTGAAACCGCCGACCTTGTCCCCCttgtttgtgggggaggggacctgcccaaggtcacacagccagactGTGCCACCCACAGGGGTCCCACCCTGGCTCACGGGTTCGTGCTCACTGCCGGGCATGGGAGGGAGGGGCCCGGCGCTGGCACCCGGCCCACCGGCCTGGAGACCGAGCGTGCCGGCGCCGCGCGGACACGGCCTCTTCTGGCAGGCGGCTCCCGCGGCACCAAGACGGACACCTGGTCGACCACCCAGGCCTGGTGCTTCCCGCTGAAGGAGGCCGCCTGGAGGCCCGTGGCGCCCATGCTGAAGGCGCGCACCAACCACGCCAGCGCCGCGCTCAACGGGGAGATCTATGCCATTGGCGGTGAGAGGCCCTCCCCACGCCTACCGGTGGGGGGGCACGGGGGGAGGGGCCACAGGGGCGTGGCTCTGGAGCTCCCCGTCTGGGGAGGGTGAGCAAGCCCCCAGGGCTCCCGGCCGGGCGGCATCAGGACCCACAGCCTGGGCGTCCTCCAGGCCAGCTCTCCTGATGCACCCTGGGGACAGAGACACAGGAGGAGCCCTGGTGGGAGCTGTGGGGGCGGGGACCC encodes:
- the KLHL30 gene encoding kelch-like protein 30 translates to MVRHVDDLDFHLPSHAQDMLDGLQRLRSQRKLADVTLLVGGRELPCHRGLLALSSPYFHAMFTGSFAESFSARVELRDVEPAVVGQLVDFVYTGRLTVTQSNVEALTRTAARLHFPAVQKVCGRYLQQQLDAANCLGICEFGEQQGLPGVAAKAWAFLRGNFEAVAREDEFLQLPRDRLATCLASDLLQVQPEQSRLEALLRWVRHDPPARATHLPELLGLVRLDAVPGPCVQELLATEPLIQESQACRAALAQSHGAVRPALPQKLEEVLVVVGGRALEEDEGGEEPSARPGNFAFYNTKAKKWMALPDFPDYHKWGFSLAALNNDIYVTGGSRGTKTDTWSTTQAWCFPLKEAAWRPVAPMLKARTNHASAALNGEIYAIGGTTLDVVEVESYDPCTDSWTPVSPALKYVSNFSAAGCRGRLYLVGSSACKYNALALQCYSPVVDAWSVIASPFLPKYLSSPRCAALHGALYLIGDNTKKVYVYDPGANLWQKVQSLHSLHENGALVPLGDALYVTGGRWQGMDGDYHVEMEAYDAVRDTWTRHGALPRLWLYHGASAVFLDVSKWTQPFHPAQEH